Proteins found in one Triticum urartu cultivar G1812 chromosome 4, Tu2.1, whole genome shotgun sequence genomic segment:
- the LOC125552894 gene encoding pollen-specific leucine-rich repeat extensin-like protein 1, producing the protein MDNPNHPPPSAASSTAALRALNKSSYKISKQSSISSSASSSMKAPPPPPPSLPSRMSPPLLAPPHPPSSAPAPADHPPPQPPVYNIDKSDFRDVVQKLTGSPSHLLPPQAPAAPPPARPVMAPPPPRPIMAPPPPPPLSAIPSRLHRIRPPPLAPPRPATILPSPAQPTLSPLPALPSVCMSAESPISAYMRRLRGMPSPILVPTSPLGFGCLHSPRAPTSPGVAMPATSPRVRDP; encoded by the coding sequence ATGGACAACCCCAACCACCCGCCGCCTTCCGCGgcctcctccaccgccgccctccGAGCCCTCAACAAGTCCTCCTACAAGATCTCCAAGCAGTCCTCCATCTCCTCctccgcttcctcctccatgAAAGCGCCTCCCCCCCCTCCGCCGTCGCTGCCCTCCCGCATGTCCCCTCCGCTCCTCGCCCCGCCGCATCCCCCCTCgtccgcccccgcccccgccgaCCACCCTCCGCCCCAGCCCCCCGTATACAACATCGACAAGTCCGACTTCCGCGACGTCGTCCAGAAGCTCACCGGCTCCCCCTCCCACCTCCTGCCGCCCCAGGCCCCGGCGGCCCCTCCGCCGGCGCGGCCCGTCATGGCCCCTCCGCCCCCGCGCCCCATCATGGcccctccgcctccgcctccgctgTCGGCCATCCCGTCCCGGCTCCACCGCATCCGGCCGCCGCCGCTGGCCCCGCCCCGCCCGGCGACCATCCTGCCGTCGCCGGCCCAGCCGACTCTCTCCCCTCTCCCGGCGCTCCCTTCCGTCTGCATGTCGGCGGAGTCCCCCATCTCGGCCTACATGCGCCGGCTCCGCGGGATGCCGTCGCCGATCCTCGTGCCCACATCGCCGCTCGGGTTCGGCTGCCTCCACTCGCCGCGGGCGCCGACGTCTCCCGGCGTGGCCATGCCGGCCACCAGCCCCCGCGTCCGCGACCCGTGA